DNA sequence from the Chromatiales bacterium genome:
GCGTGTTCGCCGAGTAAGGCCCTCTCGCTGCCGACACGAAAAAGCCCCGCGATGCGGGGCTTTTTCGTGTGCGGAAACAGGCCGGCTCAGCTGGCCTGCTTCTTCGCGGCGGCCTCCTCGACCAGCTTCTTCAGCTCGCCACGCTCGAACAGCTCCAGCGTGATGTCGCAGCCACCGATCAGCTCGCCGTTGATGTAGACTTGCGGGAAGGTCGGCCAGTCGGCGAAGCGCGGCAGGTTCTGGAAGATCTCCTGATCGGCCAGCACGTTCACGTAGGCGAACTCCTGCCCGCACTGCTTCAGCGCCTCGGCGGTACGGCTGGAGAAGCCGCACATGGGGAACTGGGGCGTACCCTTCATGAAGATGATCACGGGATTCTCGTCCACGTGCTGCTTGATGCGATCCATAACGTCCACGGCAAATACCTCTTAAGAA
Encoded proteins:
- the grxD gene encoding Grx4 family monothiol glutaredoxin; the protein is MDVMDRIKQHVDENPVIIFMKGTPQFPMCGFSSRTAEALKQCGQEFAYVNVLADQEIFQNLPRFADWPTFPQVYINGELIGGCDITLELFERGELKKLVEEAAAKKQAS